In Haliotis asinina isolate JCU_RB_2024 chromosome 15, JCU_Hal_asi_v2, whole genome shotgun sequence, one DNA window encodes the following:
- the LOC137265593 gene encoding uncharacterized protein encodes MEQYPVHFFTSFLESLQRLCRDSVNFSQFVEIHGYFCVEIDNVKKERYVLSELLQSSGNVVSESYCTKAFTSGGQNGHRETDTRTPSERNDWESQSYSHSKTGSENWSSPVNAEGKFQRKRSRQHNQENLETYTPSSSRRVDNYKSLMSQSPLSPHSQFGAGHEGHVTLWESEHGDGQTQMGLVTESPSFTDTVPSSVVDPDEVIDLDMIDDDVDSSFPGEETLVTEHHQTAPDQFCSSVQLRKTNLSPGTLNVIRHSVKQFKRFHFEKSWKDIDLLSTPPERLNVLLLEYFKDAKKIGGGELTPRSLKNVQAHLEMFLRDGGYPYSVSKDKQFQSSRDFLKKKLMDSGKIVTQKFSPVDNQDIETMFCMNQLGLHNPDCLTNTMWFLNSKYFAIRRPAEHFGLKWGCILLKTNDEGQEYLERTINESFSLKLFAKPEAPNRCFVNFYKQYKAMRPKIAQDADFPFYLKVNKLDNEQWFLPAAMGWNPFTTIWRKLVLGSGLPVNKKIM; translated from the coding sequence ATGGAGCAGTATCCGGTCCACTTCTTTACATCATTTCTGGAAAGTCTTCAGAGACTCTGTCGAGACAGTGTGAACTTCAGTCAGTTTGTGGAAATCCATGGCTACTTCTGTGTAGAGATCGACAATGTGAAGAAGGAGAGATACGTCCTAAGTGAATTGCTGCAGAGTAGCGGTAATGTGGTCAGTGAGAGCTACTGTACAAAGGCGTTCACATCTGGTGGACAAAATGGCCACCGTGAGACAGACACCAGGACTCCATCTGAAAGAAATGATTGGGAATCTCAATCCTACTCCCACTCTAAGACTGGTTCAGAGAACTGGTCTTCTCCAGTGAATGCGGAAGGCAAATTTCAACGTAAAAGGAGCAGACAACATAATCAGGAAAACTTGGAGACGTATACACCATCATCTTCAAGACGTGTGGATAACTATAAGTCTCTGATGTCACAATCTCCACTTAGTCCTCATTCACAGTTTGGGGCAGGTCATGAAGGTCATGTGACCTTGTGGGAATCAGAGCATGGAGATGGACAGACACAGATGGGCTTGGTAACCGAGTCCCCATCTTTTACAGACACTGTTCCATCTTCTGTAGTGGATCCTGATGAGGTAATAGATCTGGACATGATCGACGACGATGTGGACTCATCGTTTCCAGGAGAGGAAACTTTAGTCACTGAGCACCACCAAACCGCTCCAGACCAGTTTTGCAGCAGTGTTCAGCTTCGGAAGACTAATCTGAGTCCAGGGACTTTAAATGTTATCAGACACTCAGTGAAACAGTTCAAgagatttcactttgaaaagTCATGGAAGGACATTGATCTGCTCTCTACACCTCCTGAAAGGttgaatgttttgttattaGAATATTTCAAAGATGCTAAGAAGATTGGAGGAGGTGAGCTCACGCCCAGATCACTGAAGAATGTCCAGGCACATTTAGAAATGTTTCTAAGGGATGGGGGATATCCATATTCAGTCAGCAAAGACAAACAGTTCCAATCTTCTCGGGACTTTCTCAAGAAGAAGCTTATGGACAGCGGCAAAATTGTGACTCAGAAATTCAGCCCAGTAGATAATCAAGACATTGAGACCATGTTTTGTATGAATCAGCTGGGTCTGCACAACCCAGACTGCCTCACTAACACCATGTGGTTTCTTAATTCCAAATACTTCGCCATCCGCCGACCAGCAGAACACTTTGGGTTAAAGTGGGGATGTATCTTgctgaaaacaaatgatgaagggCAAGAATATTTGGAGCGCACTATTAATGAATCATTTTCCTTAAAACTGTTTGCTAAACCAGAGGCTCCAAACCGATGTTTTGTGAACTTCTACAAACAATACAAAGCCATGAGACCAAAGATTGCCCAAGATGCAGATTTCCCATTTTATCTCAAGGTAAATAAGTTGGACAATGAACAGTGGTTCCTACCTGCGGCGATGGGTTGGAATCCGTTCACAACAATATGGCGCAAGTTAGTCTTAGGATCAGGTCTCCCGGTAAACAAGAAGATCATGTGA
- the LOC137265590 gene encoding uncharacterized protein isoform X3 encodes METQYSMEFFTSFVEQLQNVCRNYLHFSQFVEVSGYVCVEIDNLKKERYVLSELLQSSGNVVSESYCTKSFKTNRNLRDSVGQFGERSLHVEQNTRDGHSGFGRSKQNFRSPESVPQTTEREDLVYTVHYQESQPGPLKKQRTISRQDTCDSIDGGWVVDQLVEERVILPQTSIQDGTEPSTSRSTSAPSNQELPLPQDDEVIDLDLFEDDLDVAMEDERSRNVLSSGQAFAPVHSVYNVQRKRGHLSPASIATMRYTVKQFQRFLFNKCNQDIDLFSTTPEKLNELLLDFFKEAKKVNSTENLRPRSLKNVQTCLDKFLRDGGYPYSVLRDQQFHSSREYLKKKLNDSVATCGTNTVSECDIESMFQMQLLGPHNAESLTNTMWFLNSKFFILKHPVEHQNLKWGDINLRMDDNGQEYLERSVGGRYILKVYSKPAKPDRCYVNFYKQYRALRPKIALDREYSFYLRVDESDDKNCWFMPEPVHLGTLTCIWKKILIAAHLPGNKRII; translated from the coding sequence ATGGAAACACAGTACTCAATGGAGTTCTTTACCTCCTTTGTGGAGCAGCTTCAAAATGTGTGTCGCAACTACCTCCACTTCAGTCAGTTTGTGGAAGTCAGTGGCTATGTGTGTGTGGAGATCGACAACCTGAAGAAGGAGAGATATGTCCTCAGTGAACTGCTACAGAGCAGTGGTAATGTGGTCAGTGAGAGCTACTGTACAAAgtctttcaaaacaaacagaaacctCAGGGATTCAGTGGGTCAGTTTGGAGAAAGAAGTTTACATGTTGAACAAAATACAAGAGACGGTCATTCAGGGTTTGGGAGAAGTAAACAGAATTTTCGTTCTCCTGAGTCTGTTCCACAAACCACAGAAAGAGAAGATCTAGTTTACACAGTACATTACCAGGAGTCACAACCTGGTCCTTTAAAGAAACAACGGACCATTTCCAGACAGGATACCTGTGACTCCATTGATGGGGGTTGGGTGGTTGACCAGTTGGTGGAGGAAAGAGTAATATTGCCACAAACATCCATTCAAGATGGCACTGAACCTTCAACATCAAGATCGACCTCAGCTCCATCAAATCAGGAGCTTCCTCTACCACAGGATGATGAGGTCATAGATTTGGACCTGTTTGAAGATGACCTTGATGTTGCAATGGAGGATGAGAGATCAAGAAATGTCCTCAGTTCAGGACAGGCATTTGCTCCTGTTCATTCAGTGTATAACGTTCAGAGGAAGCGTGGTCACTTGAGCCCAGCTTCTATAGCGACCATGCGATACACTGTAAAGCAGTTCCAAAGGTTCTTGTTTAATAAATGTAATCAGGACATAGACTTGTTTTCCACCACCCCTGAAAAGCTTAACGAACTTCTGCTTGACTTCTTCAAGGAGGCCAAGAAAGTAAATAGCACGGAGAATCTTCGTCCACGGTCACTGAAAAATGTCCAGACATGCCTTGATAAGTTCCTACGTGATGGAGGCTATCCATATTCTGTGTTGAGAGACCAACAGTTCCATTCGTCAAGGGAGTATTTGAAGAAGAAACTGAATGACAGTGTAGCTACTTGTGGAACAAATACAGTCTCTGAGTGTGATATTGAGTCAATGTTCCAGATGCAGCTGCTGGGACCCCACAATGCTGAGTCGCTCACCAACACAATGTGGTTCCTCAACTCCAAGTTCTTCATCCTCAAACATCCTGTGGAGCATCAAAACCTGAAATGGGGTGACATCAATCTCCGGATGGATGACAATGGTCAGGAATACCTGGAACGTTCAGTTGGGGGAAGATACATTCTCAAGGTGTACTCTAAACCAGCCAAACCTGACCGATGCTATGTAAACTTCTACAAGCAGTACAGAGCACTGAGGCCTAAGATAGCTTTGGATAGAGAATACAGCTTTTATTTGCGTGTGGATGAAAGTGACGATAAGAACTGCTGGTTCATGCCGGAACCAGTACACCTTGGAACTCTTACATGCATATGGAAGAAAATACTTATTGCAGCTCATCTTCCTGGTAACAAGAGAATAATTTGA